A single window of Fervidicoccus fontis Kam940 DNA harbors:
- a CDS encoding DUF655 domain-containing protein, which translates to MSNEREGDRYFYGEAKKKREIPDDVAVVLDFLPHGNPFDKHVEHRRVPLAQVVGYKYFTLFELVVPEGENFEVGEKIYAGPDYVGKGPIKSIFGPISYEDLTTVAKENLVSVLSQIIKENEKYFLKFFNNAGSITLRMHMLELLPGIGKRTLNVMLDERKRKPFESFEDIVQRLTIRGVKIHNIEKVIAERIVKELIGGERYYLFIRPSPNESQAVYLRILDEIYRE; encoded by the coding sequence TTGTCAAATGAAAGAGAAGGTGACAGATACTTTTATGGCGAAGCAAAAAAGAAAAGAGAGATACCTGATGATGTTGCTGTCGTCTTAGATTTTCTCCCTCACGGAAATCCGTTTGACAAACATGTTGAACATAGAAGAGTACCGCTGGCACAGGTAGTTGGCTATAAATATTTCACCCTATTTGAGCTAGTAGTCCCTGAGGGAGAAAATTTTGAAGTGGGTGAAAAGATATATGCGGGTCCAGACTATGTTGGAAAAGGTCCAATCAAGTCGATTTTCGGTCCTATATCTTATGAGGACTTAACAACTGTAGCTAAAGAAAATCTCGTGTCAGTACTTTCACAGATAATTAAAGAAAATGAGAAATACTTCTTGAAGTTTTTTAATAATGCTGGATCAATAACACTGAGAATGCACATGCTTGAATTGTTGCCTGGAATAGGAAAGAGGACTTTAAATGTTATGCTAGATGAGAGGAAGAGAAAGCCGTTCGAATCATTCGAGGATATCGTTCAAAGACTTACTATAAGAGGCGTTAAGATTCACAACATTGAAAAGGTTATTGCCGAGAGGATTGTAAAAGAGCTTATTGGAGGGGAGAGGTATTATCTTTTTATAAGACCAAGTCCTAATGAATCCCAGGCTGTATATTTAAGAATTTTAGACGAAATTTATAGGGAATGA
- a CDS encoding DUF2067 family protein, with product MKLIKKKLVLRIPKNADVERFLDAIMGSTIATQVMYRIKGNSVEIRIIGDPVSVENSIHRIRSAVEDFAIKMGYPKEGRGITVFGSMLAKSLEVPVPLEGFKRLLELENIDFSYDEKEDLLVIYDDLEELKSLAKDLFDSYKSAREIARGIGAEIIAVLSVYSGLSPMEIASIGEEEGVFEKIEDMYMLKADKDKALNTIIEALKKKNEY from the coding sequence TTGAAGCTAATTAAGAAGAAATTAGTTCTTAGGATCCCAAAAAATGCTGATGTTGAGCGTTTCTTAGATGCTATAATGGGAAGCACGATAGCCACACAGGTAATGTATAGGATAAAAGGAAATTCTGTCGAGATTAGAATTATTGGGGACCCAGTAAGCGTAGAGAATAGCATTCACAGGATTAGAAGTGCAGTGGAAGATTTTGCAATAAAAATGGGTTACCCGAAAGAGGGAAGAGGTATAACAGTATTTGGCTCTATGTTAGCGAAGTCACTTGAAGTCCCAGTCCCTCTAGAAGGTTTTAAAAGATTATTAGAGTTAGAGAATATCGATTTCTCGTACGACGAAAAAGAAGATTTGCTTGTAATCTATGATGATCTCGAAGAGTTAAAGTCGTTAGCAAAAGACTTATTTGATTCCTACAAGTCAGCGAGAGAAATTGCTAGAGGTATAGGTGCAGAAATTATCGCGGTATTATCTGTATATTCTGGCCTTTCTCCCATGGAAATTGCATCAATAGGAGAGGAAGAAGGAGTTTTTGAAAAAATCGAAGATATGTACATGTTGAAGGCCGATAAAGATAAAGCATTGAATACTATTATAGAAGCCTTAAAAAAGAAAAACGAATATTAA
- a CDS encoding HemK2/MTQ2 family protein methyltransferase, giving the protein MGNGRNFEEMCRSNRKVRWGYFLCIPEGVYDPSDDTYMILEYLSSHPEIVKNKKVLDIGTGSGIIALHSLVLGASDVVATDVNCLASYSTCLNLSSFDKQQERFSVVIGNKVTFLRSRSGFDTIIINPPYLPIEPKNANDPFELQWAGGKEGIDFSLSILDEIPEILSSGGTLLLVSSSLGNLEILYRKMSEIDMKFGIVSSKSFFFEDLYLIKGEKNGY; this is encoded by the coding sequence ATGGGAAATGGAAGAAATTTCGAGGAGATGTGCAGAAGTAACAGAAAGGTAAGATGGGGATATTTCCTCTGCATTCCAGAAGGGGTTTATGATCCAAGCGACGACACATATATGATATTGGAGTATTTAAGCTCTCACCCTGAGATTGTTAAAAATAAAAAAGTTTTAGATATAGGAACAGGTAGCGGGATCATTGCCCTTCATTCCTTAGTGCTTGGAGCGAGCGATGTCGTTGCTACTGATGTGAATTGTTTAGCTTCATATTCGACATGCTTGAATTTAAGCAGCTTTGATAAGCAGCAAGAAAGGTTCAGCGTAGTTATTGGTAACAAGGTGACTTTTTTGAGGTCGAGATCTGGCTTCGATACAATCATAATAAACCCACCTTATCTACCAATTGAGCCTAAAAATGCTAACGATCCCTTTGAGCTACAATGGGCTGGAGGAAAAGAAGGAATAGATTTTTCTCTTTCTATATTAGACGAGATACCAGAAATTTTAAGCAGCGGCGGAACGCTTTTGTTAGTTTCTTCATCTCTAGGTAATTTAGAGATTCTGTATAGGAAAATGAGCGAAATAGATATGAAGTTTGGCATCGTTTCGAGCAAGAGCTTCTTCTTCGAAGACTTGTACTTAATAAAAGGGGAGAAAAATGGATATTAG
- a CDS encoding RpoL/Rpb11 RNA polymerase subunit family protein yields MNRKMKYSIKQMNEKELEIVLYDEDHTFGNLMAKTLMKIDGVVMSYYRIDHPLKNEMVLYLKTDGSIKPVEALKKGIGLLKDEIRELETKIKEVQV; encoded by the coding sequence ATGAACAGAAAAATGAAATATAGCATAAAACAGATGAATGAAAAAGAACTAGAAATTGTACTATATGATGAAGATCACACTTTTGGAAATCTTATGGCAAAAACCTTAATGAAGATCGACGGAGTGGTTATGTCTTATTATAGAATAGATCACCCACTTAAAAACGAAATGGTACTCTATTTGAAAACCGATGGATCTATAAAACCTGTAGAAGCGCTTAAAAAAGGCATAGGCTTACTAAAAGATGAAATACGAGAGCTGGAAACTAAAATAAAAGAGGTACAAGTTTGA
- a CDS encoding exosome complex RNA-binding protein Csl4 codes for MMKEENLAFPGDELAILEEFIPVSGVYSDENGKLRSTLIGKVVKDIINKNLKVIPFKKKYDFPRLKSVVIGYVNSVKSDIALITILYDGNLKPISAPLAGFLHVSQVDEEGKNISDYVLPGDLVKAKIISSENPFQLSFKHSSLGVILASCSKCGAIMQKLENGKLKCPKCGNIENRKLSSDYINLKDHSG; via the coding sequence ATGATGAAAGAAGAAAATTTGGCATTTCCTGGAGACGAGCTCGCAATTCTAGAAGAGTTTATCCCTGTTTCAGGAGTTTATAGCGACGAAAACGGCAAGCTGAGATCTACTTTAATTGGAAAAGTAGTTAAAGATATTATTAACAAGAATCTAAAAGTAATTCCATTTAAAAAGAAGTATGACTTTCCGCGACTAAAATCTGTAGTAATTGGGTATGTAAACTCGGTAAAAAGCGATATAGCTTTAATAACGATTTTATATGATGGAAACCTAAAGCCTATCTCAGCACCACTAGCAGGCTTTTTGCATGTTTCGCAAGTAGATGAAGAGGGCAAAAATATTAGCGATTATGTTCTTCCTGGAGATTTAGTTAAAGCAAAAATAATATCCTCTGAGAACCCGTTTCAGCTTTCTTTTAAGCACTCTTCCCTTGGAGTAATTTTGGCATCATGTTCTAAATGTGGCGCAATTATGCAAAAGCTGGAAAATGGGAAGCTTAAGTGCCCTAAATGTGGAAACATAGAAAATAGGAAACTTTCTAGTGATTATATAAACTTGAAGGATCATAGTGGATAA
- the dph2 gene encoding diphthamide biosynthesis enzyme Dph2 yields METLDYDFNLPDLVSKISNLNPKSIILQFPDGFKLFSIAIADYLKNYLKDVKIYISAESTWGGCDIAIEEAKMLGAELIVHFGHTPYSLAEYKSILEKVPVIYVPGKFKKELSKSSLISLLFELNKIGASKPALVSTIQHVDALKQIRDFLNERGISATIPKSPLMEEGQIVGCDYSPLINEKNYDSVVVVSGGYFHAFGAGLMTMKPTIKIDPYTDKVENVTENVKKILKKRYATMERSKSAEVWGIIIGTRTGQYRPITIRALESLIKNKGKKYYLFFSKSLTINELRNIDQPKIDAYVVTSCPRIPIDDISEKEFEKPVLTPGEAFMVLKGELERYRLL; encoded by the coding sequence TTGGAAACTCTCGACTATGATTTTAATCTTCCGGACTTGGTTTCGAAGATTTCGAATTTAAACCCAAAATCAATAATTCTTCAGTTTCCTGACGGGTTTAAATTATTTTCTATAGCTATAGCTGACTATTTAAAAAATTATTTAAAAGATGTTAAAATATACATTTCTGCCGAAAGTACGTGGGGAGGTTGCGATATAGCTATTGAGGAGGCAAAAATGCTTGGTGCTGAGCTTATAGTTCATTTTGGCCATACTCCCTATTCATTGGCTGAATATAAATCAATTTTGGAAAAAGTACCAGTAATTTATGTTCCAGGAAAGTTTAAAAAAGAGCTTAGCAAAAGCTCTCTAATATCTTTGCTATTTGAATTAAATAAAATAGGAGCTTCAAAACCCGCGCTTGTTTCTACCATACAACATGTGGATGCGCTAAAGCAAATAAGAGATTTTCTGAATGAAAGAGGGATAAGTGCTACTATACCAAAGTCTCCGCTTATGGAAGAAGGGCAAATTGTTGGTTGTGACTATTCACCGCTTATTAATGAGAAAAACTATGATTCTGTGGTAGTGGTTTCAGGAGGATATTTTCACGCTTTTGGTGCCGGTCTCATGACAATGAAGCCTACTATAAAAATTGACCCTTATACAGATAAGGTTGAGAATGTTACCGAGAATGTTAAAAAAATTCTTAAAAAAAGATATGCCACAATGGAGAGATCTAAAAGCGCAGAAGTGTGGGGAATAATAATTGGAACTAGAACTGGTCAATATAGGCCTATAACTATAAGGGCACTTGAATCTCTGATAAAAAACAAAGGGAAGAAGTACTATCTCTTTTTTTCTAAAAGTTTAACAATAAATGAGCTAAGAAACATTGATCAGCCTAAAATTGATGCATATGTTGTAACTTCATGCCCAAGAATCCCTATAGATGACATAAGTGAGAAGGAGTTTGAAAAGCCCGTGCTTACTCCAGGAGAAGCATTTATGGTACTAAAAGGAGAATTGGAGAGGTACAGGTTGTTGTGA
- a CDS encoding METTL5 family protein — MTSFNKKMLEITIEKIKGPKNPKPQLEQHMTPSNIASETIWFALQHGLIINKKILDIGSGTGRLCLGSLIAGANECVSIEIDDEEIEEQIKYAKKLGIECKVEIIKADGASVPLRDSSLDVTLMNPPFGSVKRGIDWKFLKEALRVTRAVLSFHMYSEKSKDFFFKKVGEFGYKIEILKVYNMELKQIFEYHVSRKKKIPVMLLFIIKGEKK, encoded by the coding sequence ATGACTTCGTTCAATAAAAAAATGCTCGAAATTACTATTGAAAAAATTAAGGGACCGAAAAATCCTAAGCCTCAGTTGGAGCAACACATGACACCTTCGAATATAGCATCTGAAACTATATGGTTCGCACTACAACATGGACTAATTATAAACAAGAAAATATTAGATATTGGTTCAGGAACTGGCAGGCTGTGTCTCGGCTCTTTAATAGCAGGAGCAAATGAGTGCGTTTCAATAGAAATTGATGATGAGGAAATTGAAGAACAGATTAAATATGCAAAAAAACTTGGTATAGAGTGCAAAGTTGAAATAATAAAAGCTGACGGAGCATCTGTTCCGTTGAGAGATAGCAGTTTAGACGTGACTTTAATGAACCCACCATTTGGGAGCGTAAAAAGAGGAATAGATTGGAAGTTTTTAAAAGAAGCCTTACGAGTGACAAGGGCAGTTTTGTCCTTTCATATGTACAGCGAAAAAAGCAAAGATTTTTTCTTCAAAAAGGTCGGAGAATTTGGGTACAAAATAGAAATACTCAAAGTTTATAATATGGAATTAAAACAAATATTTGAATATCATGTGTCTAGAAAAAAGAAAATACCAGTCATGCTACTCTTTATTATTAAAGGAGAGAAAAAATGA
- a CDS encoding 50S ribosomal protein L21e, translating to MVKAPKGYRHRTRKLFKKDIRERGGVPSLSLLMIKYNVGDKVMIYINPSIHKGMPHRRFHGRTGVIVGRRGRAYIVELYEGSVKRTLFVRPEHIRPLTVAA from the coding sequence TTGGTTAAAGCACCTAAAGGCTACAGGCACAGGACGAGAAAGCTCTTTAAAAAGGACATCAGAGAAAGAGGAGGAGTGCCATCTCTCAGCCTTCTTATGATAAAATATAATGTAGGAGATAAGGTAATGATATATATTAATCCATCAATACATAAAGGAATGCCGCATAGAAGGTTTCATGGAAGGACCGGCGTAATTGTTGGTAGAAGGGGAAGGGCATATATAGTAGAACTTTATGAGGGTAGTGTAAAGAGAACGCTTTTTGTTAGACCAGAACATATAAGACCGCTTACAGTAGCGGCTTAA
- a CDS encoding SLC13 family permease, with the protein MVTHTLIAWAILILLVFFLIFRSKYPNIPVWSFMSFLAFLSVAGGLVNIEEIPSAIDLNVIFFLIGMFSIIALAESSGLLDLLSHYVISKFKSTYAAIIGTFAFFGLLTSVAVNDTMAVMAPPIVYFISKHLKIPYRQLLILLAFSITIGSVMTPMGNPQNVLIAIGSGMSAPFIYFIEYLFLPTIINLVITSFLVIKIYKIPNNSIDIGTIPEEKIKNKKDAILAAIGIFSVIVAMIVNDILRVMGKPSIEQIGFIPFIIASSLYFFVSEPRSLIKEVDWGTIIFFITMFIAMDGVWKSGVASELLRVFIPSKPSDTIAPVLISIISIILSQLFSNVPFVKLFMDYMRELGYTANNIVPWISLAMSSTIAGNLTLFGAASNIIILEISESRYKETIPFSEFFKIGFPVTLLNLTIYLFYIYLTSYSL; encoded by the coding sequence TTGGTCACCCATACGCTTATAGCATGGGCAATACTCATCCTCTTGGTATTCTTTCTAATTTTTAGGTCTAAGTATCCTAATATACCTGTTTGGTCTTTTATGTCTTTTTTAGCCTTTTTGTCTGTTGCAGGAGGATTAGTGAATATCGAAGAGATTCCTTCAGCTATAGATTTAAATGTTATTTTCTTCCTAATAGGAATGTTCAGCATTATCGCTTTAGCCGAAAGCTCAGGTTTGCTTGACCTTCTTTCTCATTACGTGATTAGTAAGTTCAAATCGACATATGCTGCAATTATAGGTACTTTTGCCTTTTTTGGCCTTCTAACATCAGTAGCTGTTAACGATACAATGGCAGTGATGGCTCCTCCGATAGTTTATTTCATCTCGAAACACCTAAAAATACCATACAGGCAATTGCTCATTCTTCTCGCTTTTTCAATAACAATCGGTTCTGTTATGACTCCGATGGGAAATCCGCAGAACGTGCTTATAGCCATCGGCTCTGGAATGAGCGCTCCTTTTATTTATTTTATAGAATATCTTTTTTTGCCCACAATTATAAATCTAGTGATTACTTCATTTTTGGTTATAAAGATTTACAAAATTCCTAATAATTCTATTGACATCGGAACAATACCTGAAGAAAAAATAAAAAATAAAAAAGATGCAATCCTTGCAGCAATAGGAATTTTTTCAGTAATAGTCGCAATGATAGTTAATGATATCTTACGAGTTATGGGAAAACCTAGTATAGAGCAGATAGGGTTCATACCGTTCATTATTGCATCCTCTTTATATTTTTTCGTGAGTGAGCCTAGGTCGCTTATAAAAGAGGTGGACTGGGGAACAATCATCTTTTTTATCACAATGTTTATAGCAATGGACGGTGTATGGAAGAGCGGAGTAGCTTCTGAGCTTTTAAGGGTATTCATTCCATCAAAGCCAAGTGATACAATAGCTCCAGTGCTGATATCTATTATTTCTATAATATTGAGCCAGCTTTTCAGCAATGTTCCATTTGTAAAGCTATTTATGGATTATATGCGAGAATTAGGATATACGGCAAATAATATAGTGCCCTGGATCTCGCTTGCTATGTCTTCGACAATTGCAGGTAACTTAACCCTTTTCGGCGCTGCTTCTAATATTATAATACTAGAAATCTCAGAAAGCAGGTATAAAGAGACGATCCCATTTTCAGAGTTCTTTAAGATAGGCTTTCCTGTTACTTTACTGAATTTGACTATATACCTGTTTTATATATATCTGACCTCCTATTCGCTCTAA
- a CDS encoding transcription factor S — translation MKPKKIDGKDVYVCPKCGYTEEVEPKKNEYKIVNKIKHGEKDKLIIVDENKIPETLPKLKDVVYCPKCGNNEVYYWTMQTRAADEPPTRFYKCTKCGYVWREYE, via the coding sequence ATGAAGCCGAAGAAAATTGATGGCAAAGATGTATATGTTTGTCCAAAATGCGGATATACAGAAGAAGTTGAACCGAAGAAAAATGAGTACAAAATTGTTAACAAGATAAAGCATGGAGAAAAGGACAAGCTTATCATAGTTGATGAAAATAAAATTCCCGAAACTTTACCAAAATTAAAAGACGTAGTATATTGTCCGAAATGCGGCAATAATGAAGTCTATTATTGGACTATGCAAACAAGAGCTGCAGACGAGCCTCCAACGAGATTCTATAAATGCACTAAATGCGGATACGTCTGGAGAGAATATGAGTGA
- a CDS encoding aspartate aminotransferase family protein, with the protein MEQEKRILNEELIEKYWKYIGVGISFKYFPIVIKKSKGCRIWDIEGREYIDFLTSAASFNIGHTNDEVVKAIKQAIDDMIDYDQYLYHEPSIRLAEMLVNIVPGSYEKKVLYELSGGAANDMALKVALAFTGRKYIGSFEDSYHGTHYLVLSSSGSFKPETRYKYNAYPYVYFFKYPDTFRRPRGIEPEEYGEILLGEIERTLQVDAYGKGFAAIIFEPIQGDGGVLVPPKSFIVGLRKIADEYGIVLIDDEIQTGFGRTGKMFAIEHFGIEPDVVTLGKNLGAGFPMSAVVGRKEIIDSGPPNTLGSNASGHYLGSIAAMAGIEYIIKNRLHDRAELMGEYLMKRLNELKDGHEIVGDVRGKGLMIGVEIVDDKDSLKPSSKKAQKIIWRAYENGLIMMTFGKYGNVLRIAPPLTIEREEIDKAVEIMEKAISDVEKGKVGDEVLSKMVAWQ; encoded by the coding sequence ATGGAACAGGAAAAAAGAATTCTAAACGAAGAATTAATTGAAAAATATTGGAAGTATATAGGAGTAGGAATATCTTTCAAATATTTTCCAATAGTAATTAAAAAATCAAAAGGATGCAGAATTTGGGATATCGAAGGAAGGGAATACATAGATTTCTTGACTAGCGCTGCATCATTTAATATAGGACATACCAATGATGAGGTTGTAAAAGCTATAAAGCAGGCCATTGATGACATGATTGATTACGATCAATACTTGTATCATGAACCATCTATAAGGCTAGCAGAAATGCTAGTGAATATAGTGCCTGGTAGCTATGAGAAAAAAGTTTTATATGAGCTCAGTGGTGGAGCAGCAAACGACATGGCTTTAAAAGTTGCTCTTGCCTTTACAGGAAGAAAGTATATAGGCTCCTTTGAGGATTCTTATCATGGAACGCACTATCTTGTTCTTTCTAGCTCAGGCTCATTTAAACCAGAAACAAGGTACAAATATAACGCATACCCCTATGTATACTTCTTCAAGTATCCAGATACGTTCAGGAGACCGAGAGGTATTGAGCCTGAGGAGTATGGAGAGATACTCCTTGGAGAGATCGAGAGGACCCTCCAGGTGGATGCATATGGGAAGGGGTTCGCTGCTATAATATTTGAGCCTATACAGGGGGATGGGGGAGTCCTCGTGCCTCCTAAAAGCTTCATAGTAGGCCTCAGGAAGATCGCTGATGAGTATGGGATAGTACTAATAGATGATGAGATTCAGACAGGCTTCGGTAGGACGGGTAAGATGTTCGCAATTGAGCACTTTGGTATCGAACCAGATGTCGTAACTTTAGGAAAAAATCTCGGTGCTGGTTTTCCCATGTCAGCAGTTGTCGGGAGAAAGGAAATAATTGATTCAGGTCCTCCAAATACGTTAGGATCCAATGCGTCAGGTCATTACCTTGGAAGTATTGCAGCTATGGCTGGCATAGAATATATAATAAAGAACAGGCTTCATGATAGGGCTGAGCTCATGGGAGAGTACTTGATGAAGAGGCTGAATGAGCTCAAGGATGGGCACGAGATCGTTGGAGATGTCAGAGGGAAGGGGCTCATGATAGGGGTTGAGATCGTTGATGATAAGGATAGCTTGAAGCCTTCGAGCAAGAAGGCGCAGAAGATCATATGGAGGGCATATGAAAATGGCCTGATAATGATGACCTTCGGGAAGTACGGGAATGTATTGAGGATAGCCCCTCCCCTCACGATCGAGAGAGAGGAGATCGATAAGGCAGTAGAGATTATGGAAAAAGCTATATCGGATGTGGAGAAGGGAAAGGTCGGAGATGAAGTTCTGAGCAAGATGGTCGCTTGGCAGTAA
- a CDS encoding PLP-dependent aminotransferase family protein: MQNYDTKYSSRINFFEPSPIRTIMSKISDLSRKREVISFAAGEPDPSVLPRKIFGELMKEVFEKVELVGNYTPADGAFELREEIAKFMKKYDDVKTDPNKIVVTIGGSQALDLLGRIFLDAGDIAISESPSYVNTLIDWKQYGARIVGVPVDDSGMITDELEKTVKKLKGERKRVKLVYTIPTGQNPSGVTMIEERRKHLLEIASQYDLILVEDTAYNHLLYEGQPPKTLRSMDKEGRVIYSGTFSKILGTGLRIGWLEGPSEVMDLIKMVKGPTDMCASTPMQYLVIESLRRGIFEDAKKKALENYKMKRDIMIKSIEEKLKGLKFTKPIAGMFILVWLKKGMDGYAFAEELLEKKGVAVVPAAAFYTDDSGKEVIRLNFSMVPPEKIEKGISSIAELLGF, translated from the coding sequence ATGCAAAATTATGATACAAAATACTCAAGTAGAATTAATTTCTTCGAACCATCACCAATAAGAACCATTATGTCAAAAATCAGCGACCTATCAAGAAAGAGAGAGGTTATATCGTTTGCAGCAGGAGAGCCAGATCCTTCGGTTCTTCCAAGAAAGATCTTCGGAGAATTGATGAAGGAAGTATTTGAAAAAGTCGAGCTAGTTGGAAATTACACTCCTGCAGACGGTGCATTTGAGCTCAGAGAAGAAATCGCTAAGTTTATGAAAAAATATGACGATGTAAAGACGGATCCTAACAAAATAGTCGTTACTATAGGTGGAAGCCAAGCATTAGATTTGCTTGGGAGGATTTTTCTAGATGCAGGAGATATAGCTATTTCTGAAAGCCCTTCATATGTAAATACGCTCATTGACTGGAAGCAGTATGGAGCAAGAATTGTTGGAGTGCCTGTTGATGACAGTGGAATGATTACAGACGAGCTGGAAAAAACTGTGAAAAAGCTAAAGGGAGAGAGAAAAAGAGTAAAGTTGGTATATACAATTCCGACCGGTCAGAATCCAAGCGGAGTTACAATGATAGAAGAAAGGAGGAAGCATCTTCTTGAAATAGCATCACAATATGACCTTATATTAGTTGAGGATACTGCATATAACCATCTTTTATACGAAGGACAGCCGCCAAAGACATTGAGAAGCATGGATAAAGAAGGCAGAGTAATTTATAGCGGTACGTTTAGCAAGATATTGGGAACCGGTTTAAGGATTGGATGGCTAGAGGGTCCTAGCGAAGTTATGGACCTGATTAAAATGGTCAAGGGACCGACTGATATGTGTGCTTCCACGCCAATGCAATACTTGGTCATCGAATCATTAAGAAGGGGAATTTTTGAAGATGCGAAAAAGAAGGCACTAGAAAATTATAAAATGAAAAGAGATATAATGATAAAAAGCATAGAAGAGAAGCTCAAAGGATTGAAATTCACAAAGCCTATTGCTGGAATGTTCATTTTGGTATGGTTGAAGAAGGGTATGGATGGATATGCATTTGCTGAAGAGCTTTTGGAGAAGAAGGGAGTAGCGGTAGTGCCGGCGGCAGCTTTCTATACTGACGATAGCGGTAAAGAAGTAATAAGGCTGAATTTCTCTATGGTTCCACCGGAAAAGATTGAAAAAGGTATATCAAGCATAGCTGAACTTCTAGGCTTCTGA
- a CDS encoding 50S ribosomal protein L16: MPIRPARCYTHFSSPPYTRKEYIPGVPQPKITKFEMGNPKLDADYILSLIVLEDGQIRHNALEAMRVAAHKYLTANVGEGNYYLKVTRYPHHVLRENKMMAFAGADRLQDGMRLSFGKPIGTAVRVYKGYDVLVVKVKKEHLEHAKKALKVCSSKIPFPTMIKIEPAKNN, encoded by the coding sequence ATGCCGATCCGACCTGCTAGATGCTATACACACTTCAGCTCTCCACCATATACAAGAAAGGAGTATATACCAGGAGTACCTCAGCCAAAAATTACAAAATTCGAAATGGGAAATCCGAAGCTTGATGCGGACTACATTTTATCCCTAATAGTTTTAGAAGATGGACAAATTAGGCATAATGCTTTAGAAGCTATGAGAGTTGCAGCTCATAAGTATTTAACTGCCAATGTAGGCGAAGGAAACTACTACCTGAAGGTTACCAGATATCCTCATCATGTGCTGAGAGAAAATAAGATGATGGCCTTCGCTGGAGCAGACAGACTTCAGGATGGAATGAGGCTTTCCTTCGGAAAACCTATTGGGACAGCAGTTAGAGTATACAAAGGTTATGACGTCTTGGTAGTAAAGGTTAAGAAGGAACATCTAGAGCATGCAAAAAAAGCTTTGAAAGTTTGCTCTTCTAAGATTCCTTTTCCAACAATGATAAAAATCGAACCCGCAAAGAATAATTGA
- the rsmA gene encoding 16S rRNA (adenine(1518)-N(6)/adenine(1519)-N(6))-dimethyltransferase RsmA → MERTNEHKVFFFSPIELKNWTIHFIKEAGIKPKKKLSQNFTIDPNYIETFIKELSLIDNLEWMVEIGTGIGTLTKAVSYAFSSSNIITIEKDASLFSIISSIIEERNVYLILADALGIVPSIKTSVVFSSTPFSITSPIIIKACRNNNIKNMILGMQKEVAERLVAATGSKSYGRLSILAQLLFEIRIVRSFTPKSFFPEPKVSVSIVSLKRKKNYDTKVHFLLEKLTSCVFSQRNKNSRKVFKQCLETLKLNCIDYIEKLLENKRVRELSPWEMEEISRRCAEVTER, encoded by the coding sequence ATGGAAAGAACCAATGAACATAAGGTTTTTTTCTTCTCCCCAATTGAATTAAAAAATTGGACGATACATTTCATAAAGGAAGCAGGGATTAAGCCTAAAAAAAAGCTAAGCCAGAATTTTACAATTGATCCTAACTACATTGAGACTTTCATAAAAGAGCTCTCTCTAATAGATAACCTTGAATGGATGGTCGAAATAGGGACTGGGATAGGGACTTTAACCAAAGCTGTGTCTTATGCTTTTTCATCATCAAATATAATCACGATCGAAAAGGATGCAAGCTTATTTTCGATAATTTCAAGTATAATAGAGGAGAGAAACGTTTATCTGATTTTGGCAGATGCATTGGGCATAGTTCCGAGCATAAAAACAAGCGTAGTTTTTTCAAGCACTCCATTTTCAATAACTTCTCCCATTATCATAAAAGCTTGCAGAAATAATAATATAAAAAACATGATTTTAGGAATGCAAAAAGAAGTTGCTGAAAGGCTTGTCGCTGCAACTGGAAGTAAAAGCTATGGAAGGCTCTCCATTTTAGCTCAGCTGTTATTTGAAATTAGGATAGTTAGAAGCTTCACTCCCAAGAGCTTTTTTCCCGAGCCAAAAGTCTCTGTGAGCATTGTTTCTTTAAAAAGGAAGAAGAACTATGATACCAAGGTTCATTTTTTACTTGAAAAGTTAACTTCATGCGTATTTTCGCAGAGAAATAAAAATTCCAGAAAAGTATTTAAGCAATGCTTAGAAACCTTAAAGTTAAATTGCATCGATTATATAGAAAAGTTACTTGAAAATAAAAGGGTGAGGGAGCTATCTCCATGGGAAATGGAAGAAATTTCGAGGAGATGTGCAGAAGTAACAGAAAGGTAA